The following are from one region of the uncultured Campylobacter sp. genome:
- a CDS encoding alpha/beta hydrolase — MFGKTFVLLIALFAAHLFAGDAYSHTSESARKGIAQAQIALPKNVTGGDIYVGLFKDAPKTQAKAPVVVFLHGSSGINNKIGLDKWQEWLAKEGIASFMFDSMALENRITYKSPADKEIYEKVHSLRSSEIKVALNALRNTEWADTSKLFLAGTSEGAVAVARYEGKDFLGKIINSWSCEENYFVKEHKTALSNTPVLNLVSDQDKYFSQKNSYLGNENATGNCAVAYGDKKNAIVLLLPNAPHTLINLPAARFATVSFIKSILGGTLDADTIGK, encoded by the coding sequence ATGTTTGGAAAAACTTTTGTTTTATTGATTGCGCTCTTTGCGGCGCATTTGTTTGCGGGCGACGCGTACTCACACACGAGCGAGTCAGCCAGAAAGGGCATAGCGCAGGCTCAGATCGCGCTTCCAAAAAACGTCACGGGCGGCGATATTTACGTCGGACTTTTTAAAGACGCCCCAAAGACGCAGGCCAAAGCGCCGGTCGTAGTTTTCCTACACGGCTCATCCGGTATCAACAACAAAATAGGCCTTGACAAATGGCAAGAGTGGCTAGCAAAAGAGGGCATAGCAAGCTTTATGTTTGATAGTATGGCTCTGGAAAACAGGATAACGTACAAATCTCCGGCAGATAAGGAAATTTATGAAAAGGTCCATTCGCTGCGCTCTAGCGAAATCAAAGTCGCCCTGAATGCGCTAAGAAACACGGAATGGGCGGATACGAGCAAGCTGTTTTTAGCCGGCACCAGCGAAGGCGCGGTGGCTGTAGCCAGATACGAGGGCAAGGACTTTTTGGGCAAGATTATAAACTCTTGGTCGTGCGAGGAGAATTACTTTGTAAAAGAGCACAAAACGGCGCTTAGCAATACGCCAGTTTTAAATTTAGTAAGCGATCAGGATAAATATTTTTCTCAAAAAAATAGCTATCTAGGCAACGAAAACGCCACCGGAAACTGCGCCGTAGCCTATGGCGACAAGAAAAACGCGATAGTTTTACTCTTGCCCAATGCTCCGCACACGCTCATAAATTTGCCGGCCGCGCGCTTTGCGACCGTTTCTTTTATCAAAAGCATACTTGGAGGCACGCTTGACGCCGATACGATCGGCAAGTAA
- the argS gene encoding arginine--tRNA ligase, producing the protein MKELVISEIKKFIDFDFALEKPKDKGLAHYAMPTFSLAKQLKKSPVAIAAELASKFENSEVFEATALNGYINFKLKPAFLDKFASASLANPSEFAKGGATSGEKILLEYVSANPTGPLHIGHVRGAVFGDTLARVGLHIGENIATEYYINDAGNQIELLGTSISLWARENLFGENVAYPEKFYRGDYIEPIAKEALEKFGKEIFYDEGRNLELAEFGKDKVLVLIKQNLADAQIFIENWASEKSYYDKLPLTLERLKNEGGIYESEGKIWLKSSEVGDEKDRVIVREDGRGTYLAGDVVYHDDKFRRGFDRCINIWGADHHGYIARMKAALHLLGYDENRLEIILSQMVSLLKDGEAYKMSKRAGNVVLMSDVVEEIGYEALRFMFLSKRCDTHLEFDVDELKREDSSNPVFYINYAHARINQIFAKAGKNVADVAGVKFANLNEDGKNLLFEALALNDVLVDSFNTRAVNKICDYLKSLAANFHKFYNENRVVGSENEDELLKLFAVVALSIKTALGLMGIAAKDKM; encoded by the coding sequence TTGAAAGAATTAGTAATTTCCGAAATAAAAAAATTTATCGATTTTGATTTTGCGCTGGAAAAGCCAAAAGATAAGGGCTTGGCGCACTACGCTATGCCTACTTTTAGCCTAGCAAAACAGCTCAAAAAATCCCCCGTAGCCATAGCCGCCGAGCTAGCCTCTAAATTTGAAAATAGCGAAGTTTTTGAGGCTACGGCGCTAAACGGATATATAAATTTTAAACTAAAGCCTGCATTTTTGGATAAATTCGCCTCGGCTAGCCTTGCAAATCCGAGCGAGTTTGCAAAAGGCGGCGCAACTAGCGGCGAGAAAATTTTGCTCGAGTACGTCAGCGCAAACCCGACCGGTCCGCTTCACATCGGGCACGTTAGGGGTGCGGTTTTCGGCGATACGCTAGCTCGCGTCGGGCTTCACATCGGCGAAAATATCGCAACCGAATACTACATCAACGACGCAGGCAATCAAATCGAGCTTCTAGGCACGTCCATTTCGCTTTGGGCGCGCGAAAATTTATTCGGCGAAAACGTGGCGTATCCGGAGAAATTTTACCGCGGCGACTATATCGAGCCTATCGCAAAAGAAGCGCTAGAGAAATTCGGCAAAGAGATATTTTACGACGAGGGTCGAAATCTCGAGCTGGCCGAGTTTGGCAAGGATAAAGTGCTCGTTTTGATCAAGCAAAATTTGGCCGACGCGCAAATTTTCATCGAGAACTGGGCTAGCGAAAAGAGCTACTACGACAAGCTTCCGCTCACGCTAGAACGCCTAAAAAACGAGGGCGGCATCTACGAGAGCGAGGGTAAAATCTGGCTAAAATCAAGCGAAGTCGGCGACGAAAAAGACCGCGTCATCGTGCGCGAAGACGGTCGCGGCACCTATCTAGCCGGCGACGTAGTGTATCACGACGATAAATTTAGGCGCGGATTTGATCGCTGCATCAACATCTGGGGCGCTGATCATCACGGCTATATCGCGCGTATGAAGGCCGCGCTGCATCTGCTTGGGTACGACGAAAATCGCCTCGAGATCATACTTTCGCAGATGGTGAGCCTGCTAAAAGACGGCGAGGCCTACAAGATGAGCAAGCGCGCGGGCAACGTCGTGCTGATGAGCGACGTGGTCGAGGAGATCGGCTATGAGGCGCTTAGATTTATGTTTCTTAGCAAGCGCTGCGACACGCACCTGGAGTTTGACGTGGACGAGCTAAAGCGCGAGGACAGCTCAAACCCGGTATTTTACATCAACTATGCACACGCAAGGATTAATCAAATTTTCGCAAAAGCGGGCAAAAACGTCGCCGATGTTGCTGGCGTTAAATTTGCAAATTTGAACGAGGACGGCAAAAATTTGCTATTTGAGGCGCTTGCGTTAAACGATGTTTTAGTCGATAGTTTTAACACGCGCGCGGTAAATAAAATTTGCGACTACCTAAAGAGTCTGGCTGCGAATTTTCATAAATTTTACAATGAAAATCGCGTCGTAGGCAGCGAAAACGAAGACGAGCTTTTAAAGCTTTTTGCCGTCGTCGCTCTCTCGATAAAAACGGCTCTGGGGCTAATGGGCATCGCCGCAAAAGACAAGATGTAA
- the tatA gene encoding twin-arginine translocase TatA/TatE family subunit, with protein sequence MGSMSMGHWLVVLAIIVLLFGAKKIPELAKGLGKGIKTFKSEMESEDKPETQKVEEKQASQSETKADETVKTA encoded by the coding sequence ATGGGTTCGATGAGTATGGGTCATTGGCTGGTTGTTTTGGCGATTATCGTCTTGCTTTTCGGGGCTAAAAAGATACCGGAACTGGCAAAAGGTTTAGGCAAAGGCATAAAGACGTTTAAATCAGAAATGGAATCCGAAGATAAGCCAGAAACGCAAAAAGTAGAGGAAAAACAGGCTAGCCAAAGCGAAACCAAGGCTGACGAGACGGTAAAAACTGCATAG
- the gmk gene encoding guanylate kinase, translating into MKGQILIVSGPSGSGKSTLLSRLLKEEKDLYFSISTTTRAPRQGEAHGVNYYFTDEKEFKKGIDEGEFLEWACVHNNYYGTSLKPVLRALDAGKIAIFDIDVQGFNIAKSKLGGLITSVFITTANKSELNFRLSNRGTDSAQTIQKRLENAVGEMEHILEYDYFLVNDDLQSCYENLRSILRSMRLRTLSLNVEEIIKNWNN; encoded by the coding sequence TTGAAAGGGCAAATTTTAATCGTCTCAGGCCCGAGCGGCAGCGGTAAGAGTACGCTTTTAAGCCGTCTTTTAAAAGAGGAAAAGGATTTATATTTTTCTATCTCGACTACGACTAGAGCGCCTAGACAGGGCGAAGCGCACGGCGTTAATTACTATTTTACGGATGAAAAAGAGTTTAAAAAGGGCATCGACGAGGGCGAGTTTTTAGAATGGGCATGCGTGCATAATAACTACTACGGCACTTCGCTAAAGCCGGTTTTAAGGGCGTTAGATGCCGGTAAAATAGCCATTTTTGATATCGACGTGCAAGGATTTAATATCGCAAAATCAAAGCTTGGCGGACTAATCACTTCCGTTTTTATCACTACGGCAAACAAAAGCGAGCTAAATTTTAGGCTCTCAAACCGTGGTACGGACTCCGCTCAAACTATCCAAAAACGCCTAGAAAATGCGGTCGGCGAGATGGAGCATATTTTGGAGTACGATTATTTTTTAGTAAACGACGACTTGCAAAGCTGCTACGAAAATTTACGCTCGATTTTACGCTCGATGCGCTTAAGGACGTTAAGCTTAAACGTTGAAGAGATTATTAAAAACTGGAATAATTGA
- a CDS encoding neutral zinc metallopeptidase — MKWQDSRRSDNVEDRRQNSVNSMGSLGALIPIIRFLLGSNIGRVVLVIGAVAYFMGFNPLALLEGGGTGGQRAALDSPQEKEKVAFVSAVLAQTEDVWSRVFKAGGARYKEPSLVLFRDAVSSACGTASSQTGPFYCPADKKVYLDLSFFDELEAKYKAAGDFAQAYVIAHEVGHHVQNLLGTLGKINELKSRAKSPIEQNALQVKVELQADCYAGVWAHYMGRYKMLEDGDIEEALNAASAIGDDALQKKYQGRVTPDSFTHGSSKQRMTWFKKGFEGGQPSSCAFEI, encoded by the coding sequence ATGAAATGGCAAGACAGCAGACGAAGCGACAACGTCGAGGATAGACGGCAAAACAGCGTAAACAGCATGGGCTCGCTGGGCGCGCTCATACCGATTATCAGATTTTTACTGGGCTCAAACATCGGCCGCGTGGTTTTGGTTATCGGCGCAGTGGCGTATTTTATGGGCTTTAATCCTCTCGCGCTGCTTGAGGGCGGCGGTACCGGCGGTCAAAGAGCGGCGCTAGATAGCCCGCAGGAGAAAGAAAAAGTCGCCTTCGTTTCAGCCGTGCTGGCGCAGACCGAGGACGTGTGGAGCAGGGTGTTTAAGGCGGGCGGCGCGCGGTACAAGGAGCCTAGTTTGGTGCTTTTTAGGGACGCAGTCTCTAGCGCGTGCGGCACGGCGAGCTCGCAGACGGGGCCTTTTTACTGCCCCGCGGACAAAAAAGTCTATCTCGACCTTAGCTTTTTTGACGAGCTAGAGGCCAAATACAAGGCCGCCGGCGACTTCGCGCAGGCCTACGTGATCGCCCACGAGGTCGGACATCACGTGCAAAATTTACTAGGCACGCTCGGTAAAATAAACGAGCTAAAATCGCGCGCCAAAAGCCCTATCGAGCAAAACGCCTTGCAAGTCAAGGTCGAGCTTCAGGCCGACTGCTATGCGGGCGTCTGGGCGCACTACATGGGGCGCTACAAGATGCTAGAAGACGGCGACATCGAGGAGGCGCTAAATGCCGCTAGCGCGATAGGCGACGACGCGCTGCAGAAAAAATACCAAGGCCGCGTGACGCCCGACTCGTTCACGCACGGCTCGTCAAAGCAGCGCATGACGTGGTTTAAAAAGGGATTTGAAGGCGGACAGCCAAGCTCGTGCGCGTTTGAGATCTAA
- a CDS encoding twin-arginine translocation signal domain-containing protein, protein MKRREFIKGAATCAVGLATGLNLFAKRLTRPARQI, encoded by the coding sequence ATGAAAAGAAGAGAGTTCATAAAGGGTGCTGCGACCTGCGCGGTGGGGCTTGCTACGGGGCTAAATTTATTTGCCAAGCGACTAACCAGACCTGCGCGGCAAATTTAA
- a CDS encoding VanZ family protein: MNLSKISAAFFFIFLIAIEYLALTPAQIKLIENSWDKANHFIAFAALYITLHFGFSRLNLGAKVAILLAYGIQIEVAQSFVPGRYFSLLDIVADGIGIVFGILAARILNGLKARF; encoded by the coding sequence ATGAATCTTTCTAAAATTTCCGCCGCGTTTTTCTTTATATTTTTGATAGCGATAGAGTATCTCGCCCTCACGCCCGCGCAGATAAAACTCATCGAAAACAGCTGGGACAAGGCAAATCATTTCATCGCTTTCGCCGCGCTTTACATTACTTTGCATTTTGGCTTTTCTAGGTTAAATTTGGGCGCAAAGGTCGCTATTTTGCTAGCTTACGGCATCCAGATAGAAGTAGCGCAGTCGTTTGTGCCGGGCCGCTATTTTAGCCTGTTAGATATCGTCGCGGACGGCATCGGTATAGTTTTTGGTATCTTGGCGGCGAGAATTTTGAACGGGCTTAAGGCTAGATTTTAA